From a single Collimonas pratensis genomic region:
- a CDS encoding RluA family pseudouridine synthase, which yields MGLPLMSFTKPNLAESLPEADLDVDIEYVDEGDAATASAPIVLQLTPDVCGTRLDKVVSSLVPQFSRSRIQQWIEAGHVTVDGKVATTTKMTTYGDETVVVLPQPAPDEQAFTPEDMALNVVYEDAAIIVIDKPAGLVVHPAAGNWSGTLLNGLLFRWPALAGVPRAGIVHRLDKDTSGLMVVAKTLEAQTDLVRQLQARTVKRQYLALVWGTPQLNGTVDSPMARHPRDRIKMAVSESLIAKPAITHYQRLGTGLLDRRPVSLMGCRLETGRTHQIRVHMQSLGFSLVGDALYGKQHLMPAFPRQALQASRLGLIHPTTGKPCEWYAPLPQDFAELLTRAGMSVPE from the coding sequence ATGGGACTTCCTCTGATGTCATTTACCAAGCCAAATTTGGCTGAAAGTCTGCCAGAAGCTGATTTAGATGTCGATATCGAGTATGTCGACGAGGGCGACGCCGCTACGGCCAGCGCGCCCATAGTATTGCAATTGACGCCTGATGTGTGCGGAACGCGTCTGGATAAGGTGGTTTCGAGCCTGGTACCTCAGTTTTCGCGCAGCCGCATCCAGCAATGGATAGAAGCCGGCCACGTAACGGTGGACGGCAAGGTTGCCACCACTACCAAGATGACCACGTACGGCGACGAAACCGTGGTAGTGCTGCCGCAGCCCGCGCCTGACGAGCAAGCTTTCACGCCGGAAGACATGGCGCTGAACGTGGTCTATGAAGACGCCGCGATCATCGTCATCGACAAACCGGCCGGCCTGGTAGTCCATCCGGCCGCCGGTAACTGGTCGGGTACCTTGCTCAACGGCCTGCTGTTCCGCTGGCCGGCGCTGGCCGGGGTGCCGCGCGCCGGTATCGTGCATCGCTTGGACAAGGACACCAGCGGTTTGATGGTGGTGGCCAAGACGCTGGAAGCCCAGACCGACCTGGTGCGCCAGCTGCAGGCGCGTACCGTCAAGCGCCAGTACCTGGCGCTGGTGTGGGGCACGCCGCAGCTCAACGGCACGGTCGACAGTCCGATGGCGCGCCATCCGCGCGACCGCATCAAGATGGCAGTGTCGGAAAGCCTGATCGCCAAGCCGGCCATCACGCATTATCAGCGCCTGGGCACTGGCTTGCTGGATCGCCGTCCGGTCAGCTTGATGGGTTGTCGCCTGGAAACCGGTCGTACGCATCAGATCCGTGTGCACATGCAGTCGCTCGGTTTTTCGCTGGTCGGCGATGCCTTGTATGGCAAGCAACATCTGATGCCGGCTTTCCCGCGCCAGGCCTTGCAGGCTTCGCGACTGGGGCTGATCCATCCGACCACCGGCAAGCCTTGCGAATGGTATGCGCCCTTGCCGCAGGATTTCGCCGAGTTGTTGACCCGTGCCGGCATGAGCGTGCCGGAATAG
- the pgeF gene encoding peptidoglycan editing factor PgeF, giving the protein MQLIIPNWAGVPANVGAFATLRHGGVSQGPYDDGNGGGGLNLGAHVDDAASAVAQNRALLDVLLPASPLWLTQVHGREVVDAGAVDGAAAVEADAAIATRPGVVCAIQTADCLPVLFADVDGRAVGAAHAGWRGLQGGVLQNTAARMRAAGAGQIVAWLGAAIGPESFEVGADVLQAFADAVPTGAADSAARLAQTRACFVAIPQRPGKYLADIYQLARIALREAGVTQVYGGGSCTVNDRNCYSYRRDRVTGRMASLIWLK; this is encoded by the coding sequence ATGCAATTGATTATTCCAAACTGGGCGGGCGTGCCGGCAAACGTTGGCGCTTTCGCCACGCTGCGCCATGGCGGCGTCAGCCAAGGACCATATGATGACGGCAACGGCGGCGGCGGCCTTAACCTTGGCGCCCATGTCGACGATGCGGCGTCGGCGGTGGCGCAGAACCGCGCGCTGCTGGATGTCTTGTTGCCAGCCTCGCCGCTCTGGCTGACGCAGGTGCATGGTCGCGAGGTGGTGGATGCCGGTGCAGTCGATGGCGCTGCTGCCGTTGAGGCGGATGCCGCGATCGCCACGCGTCCGGGCGTGGTGTGCGCCATCCAGACGGCGGATTGCCTGCCGGTTCTGTTTGCCGATGTGGACGGCCGCGCAGTCGGCGCTGCGCACGCCGGCTGGCGCGGTCTGCAGGGCGGTGTGCTACAGAACACTGCGGCGCGCATGCGGGCTGCCGGCGCCGGCCAGATCGTGGCCTGGCTGGGCGCGGCTATCGGCCCTGAAAGCTTCGAAGTGGGCGCCGACGTGCTGCAGGCGTTTGCCGATGCGGTGCCGACAGGTGCCGCCGATTCCGCGGCTCGCCTGGCGCAGACCCGGGCATGTTTTGTCGCGATCCCGCAGCGGCCAGGAAAATATCTGGCGGATATTTATCAGCTTGCGCGAATTGCCTTGCGCGAGGCAGGCGTGACACAGGTTTACGGTGGCGGTTCGTGCACCGTGAATGACAGGAATTGTTATTCTTATCGCAGGGACCGGGTCACCGGGCGCATGGCGTCGCTGATCTGGCTGAAATGA
- the phaC gene encoding class I poly(R)-hydroxyalkanoic acid synthase translates to MNTPQFSVFDPAALLQLSQQFNQAFNPQFLQQLSQIGDPNMFLGALSNSTHGQSAAMAAGLGELGIGLDPAALEKLQVEYTQKLSALWQDMLAARAPDFADRRFSAAAWHGNSLYAFNAAAYLLNAHFLNAMVDALEAPPKIKRKIGFTVQQMIDAMAPSNFLATNPVAQQKIVETNGESLTKGIAQLIADMHKGRVSQTDETAFEVGKDVATTEGAVVFENELFQLIQYTPLTAKVFQRPLLIVPPCINKFYILDLQPQNSLVRYAVEQGHSVFLVSWRNADESLAHTTWDQYIDDGAIKALQLVQEISGQDKVNALGFCVGGTILSTALAKLAAAKVNPVSSLTLLTAFLDFSDTGILDVYIDDMQIRMREQAIGQGGLMPGREFGSAFSSLRPNDLLWNYVESNYLKGEQPSSFDLLYWNADSTNLPGPMFCYYLRNMYLDNSLKDAGKLSVSGAKIDLGKIDAPAFIYASREDHIVPWTSAYASLGLLNPKKPKLNRFVLGASGHIAGVINPPAKNKRSYWTNDGGTNDGDGGKATDADAWLAGAAEHPGSWWTEWAAFLSLHAGKQVAAPRKLGNTEHGVIEPAPGSYVKVRAE, encoded by the coding sequence ATGAATACGCCCCAATTTTCCGTCTTCGACCCCGCCGCCTTGCTGCAACTCTCGCAGCAATTCAATCAAGCCTTCAATCCCCAGTTCCTGCAGCAGCTCAGTCAGATCGGCGATCCCAATATGTTCCTGGGCGCGCTGAGCAATTCCACCCATGGCCAAAGCGCGGCAATGGCTGCGGGACTGGGTGAACTGGGCATTGGACTGGACCCGGCAGCGCTGGAAAAGCTGCAGGTCGAGTACACGCAAAAACTGTCGGCCTTGTGGCAAGACATGCTGGCGGCACGCGCCCCGGACTTCGCTGACCGTCGCTTCAGCGCGGCCGCCTGGCATGGCAATTCGCTGTACGCCTTCAATGCCGCGGCCTACTTGCTGAATGCGCATTTCCTCAACGCCATGGTCGATGCGCTGGAGGCGCCGCCCAAGATCAAGCGCAAAATCGGCTTTACCGTGCAGCAGATGATAGACGCCATGGCGCCGTCGAATTTCCTGGCGACCAATCCGGTAGCGCAGCAGAAAATCGTCGAGACCAACGGCGAAAGCCTGACCAAGGGTATCGCCCAGCTGATCGCCGACATGCACAAGGGCCGTGTTTCGCAGACCGATGAAACGGCGTTTGAAGTGGGCAAGGACGTGGCCACCACCGAAGGTGCGGTAGTCTTTGAAAACGAACTGTTCCAGCTGATCCAGTACACGCCGCTGACCGCCAAGGTGTTCCAGCGGCCGCTGCTGATCGTGCCGCCTTGCATCAACAAATTCTATATCCTCGACCTGCAGCCGCAGAATTCGCTGGTGCGCTATGCCGTTGAGCAGGGCCACAGCGTGTTCCTGGTGTCATGGCGCAACGCCGACGAGTCGCTGGCGCATACGACCTGGGACCAGTACATCGACGACGGGGCCATCAAGGCGCTGCAACTGGTGCAGGAAATTTCCGGCCAGGACAAGGTCAACGCGCTCGGCTTTTGCGTCGGCGGCACCATCCTCTCGACGGCGCTGGCGAAGCTGGCGGCGGCCAAGGTCAATCCGGTTTCCAGTCTGACCTTGCTGACCGCTTTCCTGGATTTTAGCGATACCGGCATTCTCGATGTCTATATCGACGACATGCAGATCCGCATGCGTGAACAGGCCATCGGCCAGGGCGGCCTGATGCCGGGACGCGAGTTCGGCTCGGCGTTTTCCAGCCTGCGGCCGAACGACTTGCTGTGGAACTACGTCGAATCGAATTACCTCAAAGGCGAGCAGCCAAGCTCCTTCGATCTGTTGTACTGGAACGCTGACAGCACCAATTTGCCGGGACCGATGTTTTGTTATTATCTGCGCAATATGTATCTGGATAATTCCTTGAAGGACGCCGGCAAGCTGAGCGTGAGCGGTGCCAAGATCGACCTCGGCAAGATCGACGCGCCGGCCTTCATCTACGCCTCGCGTGAAGACCACATCGTGCCTTGGACCTCCGCCTATGCTTCGCTGGGCTTGCTGAATCCTAAGAAGCCGAAGCTGAACCGTTTCGTGCTGGGCGCCTCCGGCCATATCGCCGGCGTGATCAATCCGCCGGCCAAGAACAAGCGCAGCTACTGGACCAATGACGGCGGGACCAATGACGGCGACGGCGGCAAGGCCACCGATGCCGACGCCTGGCTGGCCGGCGCCGCCGAGCATCCGGGCAGCTGGTGGACCGAGTGGGCGGCATTTTTATCGCTACATGCAGGAAAACAAGTGGCGGCGCCGCGCAAATTGGGAAATACTGAGCACGGCGTCATCGAACCGGCGCCGGGCAGTTACGTCAAAGTCAGAGCAGAATAA